The Flavobacterium sp. 102 genomic interval TTCATCCAAATTGTTTGTCCTTCTCCGGTGGCTATAGTTCTTTGAATGGCTTGGTCTATTAAATGACCATCGGCGCAAGTGAAAGTGATTCGACCGGTAGCTTTTTTAGTAAAGTTTCCGTTGTTATTGGCGACCAACATGGAGATTTTCTTTCCGGATTTCTTAATCTGCATCATTACCAAAGCGCCTGTTGTTAGTTCGGCCGCCATCGCTTGCACGGCAAAATACATCGAATTAAACGGATTTTGATTAAACCAACGGTGCTTAACAGTAACCACACATTGTTCACTCGAAATGGACTTAACCCTGACACCTGACCAAAAAGCTGATGGTAATTTAAAAAATAAAAAGGTATTCAATTTTGAAGGCGAAAATTCCATAAGTGCTTGATTTTGCTATAAAAGTACAAAAAATGATGTCGTTTGCAACGATTCTTTCAATGTTAATATTTTGTTAAATCTTAGTACTTTGCATTGCATAATACCTTTTTTTAACCTTATCTTTGTA includes:
- a CDS encoding DUF4442 domain-containing protein, which encodes MEFSPSKLNTFLFFKLPSAFWSGVRVKSISSEQCVVTVKHRWFNQNPFNSMYFAVQAMAAELTTGALVMMQIKKSGKKISMLVANNNGNFTKKATGRITFTCADGHLIDQAIQRTIATGEGQTIWMKSIGINEKGEQVSEMNFEWSIKSK